AATTACTTATAGTATAGAAAAAATAGACTGGTGAAAACTGAAATTATTAGTGGAACAAGAATTTTACTTATTCCATCCATTCAAAAGCATTTGTAATACAAAAGTTTTTACTGTGACCAGTATATTTTTAGAAAAAAACTACAAAATGATACATCATTTGGAACAAATCTATTCCATAAATTAACATTCCAGTTGCAGTCTCTGATTCCCTGTCATAGTAGTTATGTGGTTCTCTTCATATTCTGCTTTTTTGAGGTCATTACTTGAACTCTCTCGAGTCTGTTTCTTTGTACAATGCTTATTGGTGTATTCTCTCTTTGCTTTTTGTCTGAACCTCCAGCTCAGTTGATCAATAATACTTAGTGTGTTTCAAAACCAGATTTCGATTTAACATCAGTTCAATAAACCGAACCAAAAAGAGACAGATTTGAAGTTAAAACATTTATTAAATCCATAAACATAAACCGTCTACACAAAAAAAAACTTCAGACAGGATATATATGTTCTTTTCTCAACATCGAGAACAACAGATAACATTGGTTCTTACTACATTCCATAGCCTTACTCTAGACAAAAGAACATTACAATGAAAGCCACTAAACATATAATAACGTCCCATCGCACCCTGTTTACAGTTTTGATCGAGTATATCCCCACGAAGCAACTCGACAGTTGGTCCGTGCCACTGCTCCCTTTACCTTTCTTCTGCTGTGATGGACTTTCCTCTAACAGCGAAGCCATCTGTTTGTCTATCATGCTTGGTAAAGGAAGTACCCTTATAGCCTTTGATGCTGATTCAAGTGTAGGCACTTCGTTCGCTATGTTCCCCGTGGTGACTGCTTCATCCACATTGATTATTTCGTCCTTTAGGATATCCGCGAAGAAATCCTCCTCAGTATGCACCTAAACACACACACACACAAAACTTCATCAACAACTACATTGATTAATCAAGAACCATCCATCATGCGCTATGTGAAAAGTTAGTTAGCTTGCAACAACTATATTGACATAGAAAGTGGGCATAAGCAAAAAGAAACATGGGGTACCGATCCTATCAAAGTCTAATGAAACATTCGTCTTAGCCCCTAATTTTAAGAGCTAATCTGCATAGTCTTAGCCCACGGATTACCTTTTTAATAAAGATTTACGCTAATTATGGCCCCTAAATTAGGTCCTGCCTTGAGGAGAGGGGACAAACCTGTAGATTTTCTGATGTTTCTGCTATCTCATTGAGAAGCTCCTCCCCTGACTCCCCGGCAAGGTAAAAATCAACCATGCTAGCCCAATCATGTGCGCTACTAGAACTAGCACCACCACCATTTTGCATGATCATGTGCTTCTCTGCTGGTAAATCTGGCTCTGGTGCCTTCTGACTTGTACTAGTATGAAACTCTTTGTTCCTTCTAAGCCGGCAAACAACCAAAGCATCATCCTAGAACTCACAAAAACAATCAATCAACTCAAGCCAAGACCAGATACATCTCAAGTAACCAAAGTTACCTCTTATGTTAAAACAATGTATGGTCTCAGAAGAGTTTACCATAGAAACTCCTTCCATGCAGTACTCGTGCATAAGCCATTCGGTTCTTTCGCCTTTTGGTGCACGGCCGATATGGAAGACAAGCGTCCTCTTTGTTCCAATGACTTGAGAAGAAGACTTCACGTCACGTTCTTTCCCAGTGGCTTTCCAGTATCCCATCTTGGTTGCTCTCCTGTTCTGTGACCCATGTGGATACTTTTTGCCTCGTGCACAGAAGAAGAACCATTCCGTATCAGATTTAACTATCGACTTATCTGCAAATTAATAAAAAAAATTCAAGAAAACAAGAACATTAACTCTCTTATCACACACTCCACGATAACACACGTTGTTCTTGTTTGAGCAAAAGGGGTATCGATTAGAATAGAAAACAAAGATAACACAGGACAATGCTTAGAGATTGAAGTAGAAGAAAATTACGAATAAATATAACAAAAGCATGTCATATATATAACACAAACCGGGCAAATCCCAAGGCTCGAAGTTGTAAATATCAGTTTCCGGTATAACCTCAACGGACCGCTCCAAACCATCCATCTTCCGCTTCAGGTAATACGAGATCAGCTCCACGTCCGTCGGCGAGAACTTGAACCCCGGAAACACCGTGGCCGCTTCCACTGACGCCGCCGTATCCTTAAAACCTCCCATCGCCTCCTCCTCCATGAAGAAATGTTTTCTAGTCTCTAGAGAATTCGAATGTAAAAACGAATTTCTGAACTTGTCAGTGCTTACTTAAGCTTTGAGTTCTCAAGAAGACAGACATGTGTGTTTGGCCTAGGTGTTGCGTAGGTATTGCATGATGCATGTCTGATTGCCACGTCACCAAACCTAGTTAAAAATAAGGCTTTATTTCAGTTAGCCCCTTGGTGTTTTGGCCTAGTTTCAATTTAAGACTTTTAATTTAGTTTACAACTACAAAGCCCTTTCTTGGCTATTGCTCACATCACATTGCATCAATGTTTCATTCTTCTCAACAAAGTATATTTGATTATAAAAACTATAGATCATAAGACCCCAACACATCACATACTATACATTATAGTGAACCAAAATAGAGAGACTGTAAATTACTACAAAAGAGAAATAAAGAATTACAAGGATAATTGTTTATTGTTGTAAAGGTAACATGAAGCCACAAAGCGGACACTTGCTACCAACTTGAAACCATTTTTCAATACAAGATCTATGAAAGACACGAGAGCAGCAAGACATAGCGGTTGCTTCTTCCGCAAGAAACATCTCCTCAGTGCAAATCACACAAGGGTCAAGCCGATCCATGTCGGGTCCAAGCACTTTGAAACGCTCCAACCCGCAAACCGTAGTTCTATCTGCAGGTACGGTACATCTAATCGATGAAATCTCAATCTGAATCGCCTCCAACATGGCCTTATTAGCTCTTCTAGACACATAAGAGTGATGCATATAGCGTGTGAAACCCATCTCAGATATCACTTCTCTTATCTGATCTTCCCATGAAGACAAAGAAAGCAAGTTCTCGTTCTTCTCCACTCTCTTCTTGATCAAAAACTCTATCTCTCTCTCGATGGACCGTTCCCGAAAAATCGAGAGCAGTGTCTCGTGATCAACATGCGTTAAATGGTATTGTAAGATGATTTGAAGTTTAAGAGTCAACCACTTATCGTCACAAGAAAACTTATCTTTCTGGATGAGTTTCAACTCCTCCACAAGACTTTCGGTAACGTCAGGCATGTGTCTAACATAGCCAAGAGAGGAAGGAGTCTTCTCGTAGATCTCTCTCTTTATAACCTCGTACGCTTTCGTAGTTGTTGTAAAATCTGTAGACTCTGTTTCTGTGTAGAGGTAAGAACAAGGGAAGCGAAATCTACTAATGGATCTTGTTGCGGACTCGGTGATAGTGTTGCATACAGCGAGCATCTTAAACTCAACCTCTATACAGAACTGAGGATACGTGAGACTCTTCTCGCACTCACCAACATCATTAGGTAATATCACCAGACCAATTTGGCAAGACGTTTCTACATGAGAATGTCTTAACCAAGGGCCATAGACATGCGCTACTGACGTGGCGTTCAAGGCACGTCCTAGAGGTAAATGGACGCAGTTTCCTTTGACGTGACCTATCATTCCACAGTTGTAGCAGAAGTCGCCTAGGTTCCAGTACTTGAACCCCACGAACCGGTTTTGCTTTTGGCCTATGTAGAATCCTGGTCGGAGTGGCTTCTTGAGGTCAAGATCTACTCGGAGGTAGATGAACCTGTTGTTATTAGACGTTCCGAGAAAAACGGCGTTGTTGTCGCCGACTTGTGATTGAAGCGTGGGGAGGAAGTCATCAGTGCAGAGGTACAGTGGTAATCCCACGACAGCGACCAAGAAGGAGTCTGAAGTGAATTCAATGGTGTCTGAAGAGTTTAGATCCTTTATTACTATGAGGACTCCATTGACGTTATAAGGTCGCCATTTAAGAATTTTTTCTTTGTCATTCTTTTGTGTGAATTCGAACAAGAACGTATGACCGTCGTCTAGCTTTTTGACAGTCATGTCGCCGGAGAGAACCCATCGTTTCCGGAGTGTTTGTTCTGTGTCTGCAGCAGACGGTGGAGTTGAGTTCGTGAAGAACTTTCCGACGAGACAGTGTGAAGAAGAGCCGTCGAACATGTTTTGCTTTCAGAAGATTTTGAGTTTATTAGTTTGAACACGCCATGGTGATTATTACTAGAGTTTTATAACAAACAGAAAAACAAATAGGGACTACTTTTTCCTTTTCCTTGTTAGATCTAGACAATATTTATTTAATTGATTCTTATGTTTTTGACAGATTCACAATGAACTTTTTTCTTTACTTTTCCAATTATAAATAGGAAATCAATAAGAAAACATTTAGTTTTTAAAATGTATAGCTAGTTACCATTATTATCGTTTAGATGAAACTATAAAATAAAAATCTAGGACAAAATTTAAAGTCTCGTAATTTTTAGATTCAAAATTTCATCATATAGTTCTTGTAGAAATTTTAACCAGCTAATAAATTTACCATCTAAATTACTTTTCTTAATTATGTTAATACTTATGTCAACAACGAAAAGTGCAACATGGATTAAAAACCTGATGTGGAAATGATGCTGAAAATAATTTCACTTTCTAAATAGCATATATCAAAATTTGCTTGTAACAACTAATTTCAATTCATACACTTATTCGTGGTTTATATATACTACTTCCAATTCCCTGTATGTTCGATAGAGCGAAAGATTTCTCCAGCTTTAGGAGATCGAGAGAGGATTAATTCTTATTTTGGCTGAAGATGGCCTACGGTGCGTGTTATCTGAAGGGAGCACGCTTTTTCGACCGCGGTGCTATGATTGCCGTCCGGAGCCTCTCCTTGTTGCGAACAGAATCCCTTTAGTAAGAGGCGTTCTTTTCAGTCGAGAGACTGACGTTCCTCGAGAACAAAATCAGACAGACTAGCTATCTATCGATTATAAATGGTATGCGGATATAGGTCGAAGAAGAGACTCGGGTGTGAGCTCAGCCCTATCCCTGCCGATCTAGCTGGTACCCCCAAACCTTATCAACTCACCAAATCTTATTATAAAAAGATATAATTATATTGTACTTATAATTCAGTAAAGCAATAGAGGCATAAGTAATACTTATCTTTATTGGAAAAGAGGTGACCTTCGAGTGTTCGAACTTCGAAGATTGAAAGTGGATACCACATCAGAAAAGTTGACTAGAAATTTTGTTGTGTGGGATGTGAGAAGATATAGATTAACAGATGGATAAACAATAAAGAAAGACACAGAGATTTAACGTGGTTCATTCATAACGGCTACGTCCACGGGCAAAGAGAGATTTTATTGATGGAGAAATTACAGAAATCTGTCTACAAAAAGATCAGATCTAGTTTCTCTACGGCTTCTAACTAGGTTTAGAGGAGGCACAAAATATATATAGTTGTGTCCCGAAAAACCATAGCACTAGTGGGCCTCGAAAAACTAAGGCCCAACAGATTCAAAGCATTATTCAACAAATCTCCACCTTGACTTGAATTCTTCATAATCAGATGTACCAGAATGCACTTCTTCGTGCTTAGAATACAGATGTACATACTCTCTCTTTGCTCAGATGTTCCGTCGAACTCATATGTCAGATGTCCCGTCGGACCAGATGCTTCTCAGAGCCAGATGCCCTCACTTGGGCCAGATGCTCTCTTCAAGCCAGATGCCCCTCAGGGCCAAACGCCCATCAGGGCCAGATTTAACAGCTTGAGATGTTTAGCAAATCAAGACAATGCTTGAACTTGCTATGAGGAACCGGCTTAGTGAACATATCCGCAGGATTATCAGCTGTTCCTACCTTCTTCACTTCAATCCTCTTCTCATCTCTCAGAAAATGGTATCGTACATCGATATGCTTGGTTCTCTTAAGATGAACCTGATCCTTGGCTAAGCAGATAGCACTTAAGCTTTCACAGAACACAGTAGCCTGATCATGATGAAGACCAAAATCACTGACCAATCCTCTCAACCATATTGCCTCCTTAGCAGCTTCTGTCAATGCCATATACTCTGCCTCAGTTGTAGACAAAGTTACTGTCGACTGCAAAATCGTCTTCGAGCTCACAACAGAACCACCCAAAGTAAATACGTAACCAGTCATAGATCTCCTGCAGTCCACATCTCCTGCATAATCCGAATCAGAATACCCAGTAACCAGTCTCGGATCCTTGTGTAACGACCCGGATTCTTAAATTCGGTTTTGGTTTCTTTTTTTTGTTATTAATTAAATTTCTCTAAACTGAGCTGGTTTCTTTTTGGTTTAAGTAATAATCTCAACCTTTTGTTTTCGTTTGACCAAACCGGTTGGTTTACTTGATTAATTACTTTTACCTAGCTATATATATATATATTCGTATGCATCTCTCCCCTCTTCCTTACCCTAGCCGCACACGTCTCCTTAAATGGCGATCAAAGGAGGAAGCCACTACCACCACATGCACCGTTCGTTGCCGCCGCGTCCATGATGGTGAAGTTATGTACCGGATCCTTTAGATGGTGAACATGACCGAGATGAGGAGAGAAGGTGAAGCCGGAGCCACCGTCTCATCACCGCAGGCGTGAGCTGTCCAGCCGTGAGTTGAATGTCATCGGAGATTCATGTCGCTATCCTGGTCGCCCTCATCACCACTCGTCAACTCCAATGCGATCTATATGCATGTTCATGGGATGAACGTAAGACCTTTTGCTTCCCTTATGTGACGTTCATTCACGCTAATGATCCTTAATCGTTTCATTTGGTCATGCGTGAGAACTCATGCATATGGGTGTCTACTTCGTTGTTGCTTGAGCAACAAGTAATCATCCCTTAAACCCTAGATTAATTAATTTATTAATCGTGTTTGTTTTGTGTTGTCTCTGTTCTTTTCCGATCTGGGGGTTGTTGCGGGAAGTCGAGATCCATGGCGAAACTCTAATTTACCTTAGTCATCAAGTCAACTCGTTTGTTTTCCAATCTGTTTTCGATTCTCCTTATTGGCTAAGGTGAGGGTCTTTTCTCGAGTTTCTCTTACACGGCTTAGTACCACGAATAAGTATAATTTATTTCTAATGTGTTTCCGTCTGCGTGAAATTGAGCATGTCATTGTTTGTTTAGTTTGTAGGTTTTTTGCTTAAACTGGAACTAGGATTATAGATGGTTCAACAATACTTGTTCATTTATAATTAATAATATATATATATATACTATATTGATGTGATTTGGATGGAAGCCGACCATGGGTGTATCAGCTGGAGACAGTACATTGGATGTGGTGTTTGCCGCGGCACAGCGTAGTCGACATGTTGTGCCAAGGCGTGGAGGTCGATAAATCGTCTACGGGCGTGTGTTACCGAGACACATATTCGGTGGTGTTTTTGGCTGTTAGTGGGCAGCGAGTGTGCACCTCGCTAGGACCATTGTTTGATCTCTGGGTACTTTAGGTACCGTGTTTGCAACGTGTTAGGATTAAATTATATTTATTTGGAGTAGTCTGTCCGGGTCCATGGACTTCGGGTTTAGTATACCATACCTCACTGAGTGACTTCCCCGTTACTCACCCCTCTCTCTTCCCCATTTCAGGTGAGACTGACGAGTATATGATATTTGGACGGATTGGTGCTACTGAGCTTTTTATTCGGATTTTTATTTGGGCTTTGGGTGAGTGTATTGGGTATATGGGCTTTTATTATACGAGATATTGTTGGTGGCCCGATGTTCTCCGGATTGGAGGTGACGGGTGTCACACCTTGTCTCCATAGACAAGACCAATATCAAATAAACCCTTAATGTACCAGAAAATCCTCTTCACAGCGATCCAGTGCTCCTTTCGCGGCTGAACCATGAACCTACTCACAACACTGACTGCGTGTGCAAGATCTGGTCTTGTACAAACCATAGCATACATCAAACTTCCTACAACACTAGCATAAGGAACACGTGACATATAATCGATTTCCCCTTCAGACATTTCATCACTCATGGTAGGATGAAAATTTGCAGCACATGGAGTATCGATAGGCTTAACATTAAGCATCCCGAATCTTGTCAAGACCTTTTCAATGTAGGCTTTTTGTGACAAGAACAACTTCTTCTTCGTCATATCCCTGAAGATCTCCATTCCTAGAATCTTCCTCGCAGCACCCAAATCTTTCATCTCAAACTCAGAACTCAGTAGTTCTTTCAGCTTCTGAACATANNNNNNNNNNNNNNNNNNNNNNNNNNNNNNNNNNNNNNNNNNNNNNNNNNNNNNNNNNNNNNNNNNNNNNNNNNNNNNNNNNNNNNNNNNNNNNNNNNNNNNNNNNNNNNNNNNNNNNNNNNNNNNNNNNNNNNNNNNNNNNNNNNNNNNNNNNNNNNNNNNNNNNNNNNNNNNNNNNNNNNNNNNNNNNNNNNNNNNNNNNNNNNNNNNNNNNNNNNNNNNNNNNNNNNNNNNNNNNNNNNNNNNNNNNNNNNNNNNNNNNNNNNNNNNNNNNNNNNNNNNNNNNNNNNNNNNNNNNNNNNNNNNNNNNNNNNNNNNNNNNNNNNNNNNNNNNNNNNNNNNNNNNNNNNNNNNNNNNNNNNNNNNNNNNNNNNNNNNNNNNNNNNNNNNNNNNNNNNNNNNNNNNNNNNNNNNNNNNNNNNNNNNNNNNNNNNNNNNNNNNNNNNNNNNNNNNNNNNNNNNNNNNNNNNNNNNNNNNNNNNNNNNNNNNNNNNNNNNNNNNNNNNNNNNNNNNNNNNNNNNNNNNNNNNNNNNNNNNNNNNNNNNNNNNNNNNNNNNNNNNNNNNNNNNNNNNNNNNNNNNNNNNNNNNNNNNNNNNNNNNNNNNNNNNNNNNNNNNNNNNNNNNNNNNNNNNNNNNNNNNNNNNNNNNNNNNNNNNNNNNNNNNNNNNNNNNNNNNNNNNNNNNNNNNNNNNNNNNNNNNNNNNNNNNNNNNNNNNNNNNNNNNNNNNNNNNNNNNNNNNNNNN
This genomic interval from Brassica oleracea var. oleracea cultivar TO1000 chromosome C2, BOL, whole genome shotgun sequence contains the following:
- the LOC106326410 gene encoding NAC domain-containing protein 89-like, giving the protein MEEEAMGGFKDTAASVEAATVFPGFKFSPTDVELISYYLKRKMDGLERSVEVIPETDIYNFEPWDLPDKSIVKSDTEWFFFCARGKKYPHGSQNRRATKMGYWKATGKERDVKSSSQVIGTKRTLVFHIGRAPKGERTEWLMHEYCMEGVSMDDALVVCRLRRNKEFHTSTSQKAPEPDLPAEKHMIMQNGGGASSSSAHDWASMVDFYLAGESGEELLNEIAETSENLQVHTEEDFFADILKDEIINVDEAVTTGNIANEVPTLESASKAIRVLPLPSMIDKQMASLLEESPSQQKKGKGSSGTDQLSSCFVGIYSIKTVNRVRWDVIICLVAFIVMFFCLE